GGTCGGAAACGCGCCGCCGGACCGGACGATCTTTCTCTTTCACGCGCCCCCCTACGGTTCCTCGCTGGATCGCGCCGCTTTGGACGGGCGCATGGTCGACCACGCTCCCGTGGATGTGCACGTCGGGAGCGTGGCGATGGCGCGCTTCATCGAGGAGCGCCAGCCTCTCGCCACGCTCCACGGCCATGTGCACGAGGCGCCGAGGCTCACCGGCCGTTGGCGGGAGAGGATCGGCCGCACATGGGCGTTCTCCGGATGCCACGACGGACCGGGATTGGCTCTCGTCCGGTTCGACGCGGGCGATCCCGGCGCGGCGACACGAGAGATCCTGGGGGAGTAGAGCGGGCGGAGTCGCGGCGCCGCCGCGAAAAAAAGCGAAACGGCGGAGCGGTAGGGCCGCTCCGCCGTCGTCCACCGGTCATCCGCCGGATGCCGGGATGGTTTTTCGATTTCTACCGGAGTCTTTCGTTCTTCCTCATCTCACCAGAACCAGTTTGCGGGCGATCGCCCTCCCTCCGTGTTCGATGCGAGCGAAGTAAACCCCGCTGGCGACGGCGCGGCCCGTGTCGTCGAGACCCTTCCAGACCAGCCGGTGGCGGCCGGCGGGGAGGACTTTGTCCGCCAGCTTGGCCACGCGCCGTCCGCGAATATCGTGGATGGTCAGCGACACGTGTCCGTTGTGCGGCACTTCGAACGCGATCGTCGTCGACGGGTTGAACGGGTTGGGCATCGCCGGCGCCATCACGAGGCGCGCCGGCGGAGCGGCTCCGTCGTTCGGCACGGAGGTCGCGGGCCGCGGCCAGAATCCGACACCGTCCACCCAGAGAGTGAAACCATTGTCCCAGGTGTCGGCGTGGATCTCCAGGGCGCGGATGTCCGATAGATCCGCCGTGCCGACCTGCGTGAGGATCCACGTCTCGTCGCCGGAAAGAGGGATCACGAACTGCGCCCACTGATCCTCGGCCGCGCCGAGCAGGTTGTCCTCCGGGTTGAACTCCAGATAGCCGTCCTCGCCGATCAGACGGATCAGGGGGTTCGGCCCTTGGAAACCGTAGGGGCTCGGATTGTCGGCGTAGCACCACAACCGCAGTTCCGTCGCCTCGCTCAGATCCCAGCTCGCGAGGTGGTCGCCGGGGTAGCGCAGATAGGTGTCGCCCCCGCCGTCGGTCTCCATGCGGATCGATCCCTCGCCGACGTGCTTCAAGGTGAGATCGTCGAAGGCGGCGGCGGTCGCCCCTTCGGCCCAGGCGGTCCAGCTCTCCGCGTTCTCTTCGGCCATGTCCTCGGGCCAGAGATGCTCGACGGTCCCGCCGAGCATCAGCCGGCGCTCGAAGGTGGCGACGCCCGTCTGTCCCTGCCAGTAGGCGACGTTCACCTCGGCGATGTCCAGCCAGCAGTAGTCCTCGTAGCCGTCCTTCTCCACGTGAATCAGCAGCAGGCCGTTGGTGCCGACGACCGCCACGTAACCGAAGGGGTTGTCGTGGAGCTCATCCCCGGTGAGCGCCGGCGGAACGAGGGAGTCGCTGATCTCCACGTTGGGCAAGGTCCAATAACCCTCGGCGTCGGTCACGCCCTGGGCCTTGACCTGGTCGGTGATGACCTTCCCCTGGCCGGGCCGCTCCGCCATCTGGTACACGGTTACCGTCGCGCCCGCCAGGGGCAGATCGTCCGTGCCGACCAGGTAGAGGCGAACGGATTCCGGCAGCGAGTAGAGGTACTGCCCATAGTAACCGTGGGCGCAATTCTGCCAGTGCGTCATGGCGAGCGCGCTGTGGTCCGAATAGAAGGGAGAGCAGTTCATCATCATGCCGTCGACGGTGACGTATTCCTCGCCGCTCACCTGGTTCTCCCCGCTCCCGAGGTTGAACTGGTAGAGGTCGATCAGACCGAGCTGGTGGCTCATCTCGTGGATCAGCCCCCGATCCAGGTCCGTGGCCGGGTCGTAATAGCCCGACAGACGGAGGCTCCCCTCGTTCGCGTAAAAGCGGAAGGGGAAGATCGCGAAGGGGATGCGATCGATGCCCGGATCGTACTCGGGGTCGTCGAGCACCGCCAGAACGTCGTAGTGGACGCGCTTGGGAGAATCCTTCTCGGCGAACATCTCGTTCATTCGCGCCGCGTGCCGGTTCAGCCAGTCGAGGAAGTCGTCGGTCTCGGCCTCGGGATAGCCCGCGGTCTCCTCGCGGAACTGCTCGATCCGTGTTTGATCGACATAGGAAAGGAACGGGACGCTGCGCGTCCAGGCGGTCAGCGTGTCGTTCTCGGGCCGCGCGTCGGCGCTTTCCAGTGCGACGGCGATCTCGTGGTTCGTCGTGTCGGCCGTAAGCGGGAGAACGAGTTGGATGGTGTCGCCGGGTGCCATGGCGACGGCGCGCACGTCGGTCTGCGCGGGGGAGCCGTCGTTCGTCCAGAAGGCGGTCAGCGTGCCGTTGAAGTCGTTGGTGCCGCGGTTGCGGATCGTCGCCGTGAACTCGATCGGGTCTCCCGGATCGGGCCAGCGCTGCGTTTCGGGCGTCTGCCCGCCGCCCAGTCCGGTCGCCGCCGTGAAGGCGTAAGGTCCGAAACCGCTCGGCTCGGTGATCTCGTAGTCCGTGTAGCCGACGTCGTAGCGCGGGAAGCGCGGCGTGCGCGCCAGACAGACCACCTGCAGGTCCGTTTCGTCGCGCGGTGTGCGGGGGCCGACTCCGGTCGTCTCCAGGTCCTCGGTCCCGGAGGTGGACCGGGTCGTGACGGCGTACCAGTAGGAAACGCCGTTCACCGCCGTCTCGTCCATGTACTCGCTCTCTTCCGGGTCCGTCGCCTCGGCCAGAGGAGTCATCCCGGCGACCGAGCCGAAGGCGGTCGTGTCGCGGTAGATCCGGTAGCACGCGAATTCCTCGCCCGGATCGTCGAGAGGCTCCCACTGGATCAGGATCCTCTGGTTGAGGGCCGTCGCCCTCTGGAAATCCGGAACGGGCAGGGTGATCTCGTGCGATTGGCAGGCGAAGATCATCGGATCGTCGGGCGCGGCCCAGGCGTCGAAATAGAGGACGCCGCCGGGCCCGATGGCGAGCCAGGGGCCGCCGCAATCCGGGGAGTCGTGCAGATCGAAGGTCCCGCGCAGGACCGGCGCGACCCCCGCCGAGTCCTCGATGCAAAAGATAAGGTTGTCGGCGCCCCACTCGTCGGTGGCGCCGTTGGCGACGAACACAATGCCGTTGGAGGCGACGATGGGACCGCCGACGCCTTGTTCGTAGTGAACGCGCGCTCCCGTCGGATACGTCCACTTGACCGAGCCGTCCGACGTTTGGTAAGCGTACAGTTTACCCGTGCAGGAATCCGAGCCGGTCTGGTAGTAATAGGTCTGGCCGTCCCGGGAGAGGGCGCCGGTGGAGCGGCCGATCTCGCCCGGATCGACGGTGGGGCTGTTCCAAAGGAACTGGCCGTCCGCGTCGAGCTTGAGAAGGCGGTCCGACCGGAAGACGTAGATGTCGCCGGTGGCCGGGTCGATGGTCGGCGGCGCGTAGCCATCCTCGAAGTCGATGTACTCCCAGAGAGGATCCGATTCGGGATCCTGCGCGATGTCGTAGGCGAGGACGCCGTCCGCACCGGCGATCACGTACCGGTACGAATCCTCGGTTTGCCAGAAGGCTCCCGGGAAATGCATGGTCCCCGGCGCGATATCCTGCCACCAGACGAGTTCTCCCGTCGCCGGGTCCAGCGCCGCCACCGCGGGCCAGGCCATGCCGTCGTCGCTGTGCCCGTAGATCAGGCCGTCCGGTCCGACCTTGATGGCGTTCCGGATGCTCAGGCTTTCCCCGTCCGCGCTCCAGAGTTCTTCGCCGTAAGGATCCTCCTCGGTCGGATAGGCGCGAATCCAGTTGGCGGCGTCGATGTGGTACAGCCGGGAGCCGTCGGGGGAGAGGGCGATGCGGAAGCCGGTGCCGGAGTCGTTCTCTCCGGTCGGGACGGACCAGTCCGGAGAGTCCCCCGTCTCTCGTTCCCGGCGGTAGACTCCGTTTTGCCACCAGCCGGTGCTGCCGAACAGGTAGGGAATCTCGCTTGCCCCGACGTCGGCGAGAACCAGGCCCGAGGGCCGGTGCAGATCGCCTTCATCTTCGGACGGGGACGACCAGAGAACGGCGAAGGGATTGGTGGGGTCGACTTCGAAGGGACTGGAGGCGGTGTTCCAAATGTCGCCGCCCAGTCCGCTCCAGTACACATTGGGAAAGAAACCGGA
The genomic region above belongs to Candidatus Eisenbacteria bacterium and contains:
- a CDS encoding PQQ-binding-like beta-propeller repeat protein: MKFRAISLTLAVAAMTAVSAGAATLDTPRSGLPGADELTEYAAWRWDAEADDATATVADEDYEPEPVAGSASLRFETDGCFDTRLWTPVDRDADWDLTETGGLAVSIYAENSNWSFQDGSPWFRLYTTEDDYIELHATDEFLNEAEGQWVAFAIPLAGDSLWSRTEVGDCDLEHIAWLEIHADTWDCGFTLWFDNLRFTPSGSSGFFPNVYWSGLGGDIWNTASSPFEVDPTNPFAVLWSSPSEDEGDLHRPSGLVLADVGASEIPYLFGSTGWWQNGVYRRERETGDSPDWSVPTGENDSGTGFRIALSPDGSRLYHIDAANWIRAYPTEEDPYGEELWSADGESLSIRNAIKVGPDGLIYGHSDDGMAWPAVAALDPATGELVWWQDIAPGTMHFPGAFWQTEDSYRYVIAGADGVLAYDIAQDPESDPLWEYIDFEDGYAPPTIDPATGDIYVFRSDRLLKLDADGQFLWNSPTVDPGEIGRSTGALSRDGQTYYYQTGSDSCTGKLYAYQTSDGSVKWTYPTGARVHYEQGVGGPIVASNGIVFVANGATDEWGADNLIFCIEDSAGVAPVLRGTFDLHDSPDCGGPWLAIGPGGVLYFDAWAAPDDPMIFACQSHEITLPVPDFQRATALNQRILIQWEPLDDPGEEFACYRIYRDTTAFGSVAGMTPLAEATDPEESEYMDETAVNGVSYWYAVTTRSTSGTEDLETTGVGPRTPRDETDLQVVCLARTPRFPRYDVGYTDYEITEPSGFGPYAFTAATGLGGGQTPETQRWPDPGDPIEFTATIRNRGTNDFNGTLTAFWTNDGSPAQTDVRAVAMAPGDTIQLVLPLTADTTNHEIAVALESADARPENDTLTAWTRSVPFLSYVDQTRIEQFREETAGYPEAETDDFLDWLNRHAARMNEMFAEKDSPKRVHYDVLAVLDDPEYDPGIDRIPFAIFPFRFYANEGSLRLSGYYDPATDLDRGLIHEMSHQLGLIDLYQFNLGSGENQVSGEEYVTVDGMMMNCSPFYSDHSALAMTHWQNCAHGYYGQYLYSLPESVRLYLVGTDDLPLAGATVTVYQMAERPGQGKVITDQVKAQGVTDAEGYWTLPNVEISDSLVPPALTGDELHDNPFGYVAVVGTNGLLLIHVEKDGYEDYCWLDIAEVNVAYWQGQTGVATFERRLMLGGTVEHLWPEDMAEENAESWTAWAEGATAAAFDDLTLKHVGEGSIRMETDGGGDTYLRYPGDHLASWDLSEATELRLWCYADNPSPYGFQGPNPLIRLIGEDGYLEFNPEDNLLGAAEDQWAQFVIPLSGDETWILTQVGTADLSDIRALEIHADTWDNGFTLWVDGVGFWPRPATSVPNDGAAPPARLVMAPAMPNPFNPSTTIAFEVPHNGHVSLTIHDIRGRRVAKLADKVLPAGRHRLVWKGLDDTGRAVASGVYFARIEHGGRAIARKLVLVR